One window of Candidatus Nanopelagicales bacterium genomic DNA carries:
- a CDS encoding putative Ig domain-containing protein has product MSQPVRSGHSHWAGLVTGLVVIALTLFGVPPGARAGTPQQISFEDLFDFEINDYQVVEPTASSGLPVTVTVDTPDVCTWQAPYLTAVKAGTCQVTARQPGNAQFDPAEPVVRTTTVNRLGAGIRATPPEIVYTPDDPVHLAFQVVQAQPREGDPTPTGTVNVKIRPLRGSEDLWEFNLPLNAEGFAEMDFNDPPIPLEPRSYGILYYYSGDANYREYAAEEPLVFDIVKGLTRTVLTVSPQSATWGDDFTFDVKVVSAKTGEIPDDIEGDVNFFWTIKGGAASVPLVNGRAQFTTSDVSPGANQVLAQYVNPDDFTWGTSWDKKQFKTTGLDPYLAYPDGLGAVGVPLQPLNPISRGILDPTFAASGLPAGLAIDPDSGEISGVPAREGKSSVTVTATDPNEDDYSTELTITVVKSSVTPTIGYPRAKAQAGRAMTPLTPQVTGMSPPVSVTAVGLPAGLSVNRATGVISGTPSQVGTFTPTVTAVAVQGTATTTVSLEITSGPVVPYVAYPNAQGVAGSPLVPLTPYTAGLTGSLAFTGSGLPDGLTLDSGTGVVSGTPTTPGSSSVTVTVTGAEGTATTTFSARITGSPLPKRLAYPTVRGQQHQRIDPVVPQTSGLTGSLRYTARNLPRGLRIDPGTGVLTGKPKVSGKHVAKVRVTGNNGQARAKVRMRFARNRGHKPGVPLTVTGARKASADLSAGTATRLISRAEAKGKARVHAHVSCMMGSRPQAASVCAASIARRSHRVTVTPHCSIPQVTVTLRVTAQPTEKQAQKYNPRTWNRSWSVSGAPAKRCVEPAR; this is encoded by the coding sequence GTGTCTCAGCCAGTTCGATCGGGCCACTCACATTGGGCCGGCTTGGTAACCGGACTCGTCGTGATCGCACTGACGTTGTTCGGGGTGCCGCCCGGAGCGCGGGCCGGGACTCCCCAGCAGATCTCATTCGAGGACCTGTTCGACTTCGAGATCAACGACTACCAGGTTGTCGAGCCGACCGCGTCGTCCGGGCTGCCCGTGACCGTGACCGTGGACACCCCCGACGTCTGCACTTGGCAGGCCCCCTACCTGACGGCCGTCAAGGCCGGCACTTGCCAGGTGACGGCGAGACAGCCCGGCAATGCCCAGTTCGACCCCGCCGAACCGGTCGTGCGCACCACCACAGTCAACCGGCTCGGAGCCGGAATCCGGGCCACCCCACCGGAAATCGTGTACACGCCCGACGACCCGGTCCACCTCGCATTCCAGGTGGTCCAGGCCCAGCCCCGGGAAGGCGACCCGACACCCACGGGGACGGTCAACGTGAAGATCCGACCCCTCCGTGGATCGGAGGACCTGTGGGAGTTCAACTTGCCGCTGAACGCCGAGGGGTTCGCCGAGATGGATTTCAACGACCCACCCATCCCGCTGGAACCCCGGTCCTACGGGATCCTCTACTACTACAGCGGGGACGCCAACTACCGGGAATACGCAGCCGAGGAACCTTTGGTGTTCGACATCGTGAAGGGTCTCACCAGGACCGTCCTCACCGTGTCTCCCCAGTCGGCGACGTGGGGAGATGACTTCACCTTCGACGTCAAGGTGGTCAGCGCCAAGACCGGCGAGATCCCCGACGACATCGAGGGCGACGTGAACTTCTTCTGGACGATCAAGGGAGGGGCCGCGAGTGTACCCCTGGTCAACGGCCGGGCGCAGTTCACGACGAGCGACGTCAGCCCCGGCGCCAATCAGGTGTTGGCGCAGTATGTGAACCCCGACGACTTCACCTGGGGCACCAGTTGGGACAAGAAGCAGTTCAAGACCACCGGGCTGGACCCCTACCTGGCCTACCCGGACGGACTCGGGGCCGTGGGCGTCCCGTTGCAGCCGCTGAACCCGATCTCCCGCGGCATCCTCGACCCGACATTCGCGGCGTCCGGTCTGCCGGCGGGCCTGGCCATCGACCCGGATTCCGGCGAGATCAGCGGGGTCCCGGCTCGTGAGGGTAAGAGCAGCGTGACCGTCACGGCGACCGACCCCAACGAGGACGACTACAGCACCGAGTTGACCATCACGGTCGTCAAGTCATCGGTGACACCGACCATCGGCTACCCCCGCGCGAAGGCTCAGGCCGGACGGGCGATGACCCCACTGACCCCCCAGGTCACCGGGATGAGCCCCCCGGTATCGGTGACAGCAGTCGGGTTGCCGGCTGGGCTCTCTGTCAACCGCGCGACGGGAGTCATCTCCGGGACGCCGTCGCAGGTGGGCACCTTCACACCGACGGTGACCGCGGTGGCTGTCCAGGGAACGGCCACCACGACGGTCTCCCTCGAGATCACGTCCGGCCCGGTCGTGCCGTACGTGGCCTACCCGAACGCGCAGGGCGTGGCGGGCAGTCCGCTCGTCCCGCTCACGCCATACACCGCCGGGCTGACTGGGTCCCTGGCCTTCACGGGGTCCGGTCTCCCGGACGGCCTGACCCTGGACAGCGGGACCGGCGTGGTGTCGGGAACCCCGACCACCCCGGGCAGCAGTTCGGTGACGGTAACGGTCACGGGGGCCGAGGGGACGGCGACCACCACGTTCTCGGCCAGGATCACCGGATCGCCGTTGCCCAAGCGCCTGGCGTACCCGACGGTGCGCGGCCAACAGCACCAGAGAATCGATCCCGTGGTGCCGCAGACCAGTGGCCTGACCGGCTCTCTGCGCTACACGGCGCGGAACCTGCCCAGGGGGCTGCGTATCGATCCCGGAACCGGCGTGCTCACCGGCAAGCCCAAGGTGTCCGGCAAGCATGTCGCCAAGGTGAGGGTCACGGGAAACAACGGACAGGCCAGGGCGAAGGTCCGCATGCGGTTCGCCAGGAACCGGGGACATAAGCCAGGCGTGCCGCTGACGGTCACCGGCGCCCGCAAGGCCTCCGCCGACCTATCGGCGGGGACTGCTACCCGGTTGATTTCCCGCGCGGAGGCCAAGGGCAAAGCCCGCGTCCATGCCCACGTGAGCTGCATGATGGGAAGCCGTCCTCAGGCTGCCTCGGTCTGCGCCGCTTCCATCGCGCGTCGGTCACACCGGGTCACGGTCACGCCGCACTGCTCGATCCCCCAGGTCACGGTGACGCTGCGGGTGACTGCCCAACCAACCGAGAAGCAGGCCCAGAAGTACAACCCGCGCACCTGGAACCGCTCCTGGTCGGTCTCGGGGGCGCCGGCGAAGCGGTGCGTCGAACCGGCCCGCTAA
- the heR gene encoding heliorhodopsin HeR yields the protein MTTAPVEPGRLAKLRRYNIIVGIVLVVQAVAVYLLSNDFTLPITASYMEGPPGTPLGDPVTLLNSPIGLAVASFLALSGLALLIVATVWHRGYAADLARNRNRARWVEYALTSSMMIVVIAQITGVSDVAALAAIFATNAGMIFFGWLQENYEQPGGGWLPFVFGCIVGIVPWLIIAFFIVAPGAASPSEPPAFVYGIVISLFLFFNVFALNQFLQYKQVGRWSDYLFGESVYITLSLVAKSLLAWQVFSGTLVPAA from the coding sequence GTGACCACTGCCCCCGTCGAGCCCGGTCGCCTGGCCAAGCTTCGCCGCTACAACATCATCGTCGGGATCGTCCTGGTCGTACAGGCAGTGGCGGTCTATCTGTTGTCCAACGACTTCACGCTGCCCATCACGGCCAGCTACATGGAGGGACCACCGGGAACTCCTCTCGGCGATCCGGTGACCTTGCTGAACTCGCCCATCGGACTTGCCGTGGCGAGTTTCCTCGCGCTTTCGGGACTTGCGCTGCTCATCGTGGCCACGGTCTGGCACCGCGGCTATGCCGCTGATCTTGCGCGCAACCGAAACCGGGCCCGCTGGGTGGAGTACGCGCTCACCTCCTCGATGATGATCGTCGTCATCGCTCAGATCACCGGTGTCTCGGACGTTGCCGCGCTGGCGGCGATCTTCGCGACGAACGCCGGGATGATCTTCTTCGGCTGGCTGCAGGAGAACTACGAACAACCCGGTGGCGGATGGCTGCCGTTCGTCTTCGGATGCATCGTCGGCATCGTGCCATGGCTGATCATCGCGTTCTTCATCGTCGCGCCCGGAGCCGCGTCACCGTCCGAACCTCCCGCGTTCGTCTACGGGATCGTCATCTCACTGTTCCTGTTCTTCAACGTCTTCGCCCTCAACCAGTTCCTGCAGTACAAGCAGGTGGGCCGCTGGTCTGACTACCTGTTCGGTGAAAGCGTCTACATCACCCTCAGCCTGGTGGCCAAGTCCTTGCTCGCCTGGCAGGTGTTCAGCGGAACCTTGGTACCGGCGGCATGA
- a CDS encoding helix-turn-helix domain-containing protein, with the protein MTHEDIVYDRRVRLIQYAAACGNVSHACRVFGVSRKTYYQWINTASRYGTSGLLPKDRRRPHQPNAMSPEEVSTILAEAIARPTLGPKSLLRHLAARGVHRSASGVAKVLRRHRLGTAKQRVAALASLTAAEAGQVTDAAAEGPFGFCLYATKPGQVVSLDTFYVGRLKGVGAVWQLTAVDVATRHAVVQIIVGDKTAAVAAAFLTDLKRALRRVGVTMTGVLTDNGPEFVGRAFQDRAAAMGLTHHRIPPRSPNHNSVCERFHGTVLREFYRPHFHRGRVDDTALLDKSLQTWIHDYNNHRPNHGDYMRGRTPRQVRLDLTRRLRKTAA; encoded by the coding sequence GTGACCCACGAAGACATTGTGTATGACCGTCGTGTCCGTTTGATTCAGTACGCCGCCGCGTGCGGCAACGTGTCGCATGCCTGCCGGGTGTTTGGGGTGTCGCGCAAGACGTACTACCAGTGGATCAACACCGCCAGCCGGTACGGCACGTCGGGGTTGCTGCCCAAGGACCGCCGCAGGCCACATCAGCCCAATGCGATGAGCCCCGAGGAGGTGTCGACCATCCTCGCCGAAGCCATCGCGCGGCCCACGCTGGGTCCGAAGAGCCTGCTGCGCCACCTCGCGGCCCGTGGCGTGCACCGCTCCGCGTCCGGGGTGGCCAAGGTGCTGCGCCGCCACCGGCTGGGCACCGCGAAACAGCGGGTCGCGGCGTTGGCGTCACTGACCGCCGCCGAGGCCGGGCAGGTCACCGACGCCGCCGCCGAAGGCCCGTTCGGGTTTTGCCTATACGCCACCAAGCCCGGGCAGGTGGTGTCGCTGGACACGTTCTACGTCGGCCGGCTCAAAGGTGTCGGAGCGGTGTGGCAGCTGACCGCGGTCGATGTGGCCACCCGCCACGCCGTCGTGCAGATCATCGTCGGAGACAAGACCGCCGCCGTCGCTGCGGCGTTTCTGACCGACCTGAAACGGGCGCTGCGCCGCGTGGGAGTCACCATGACCGGCGTGCTGACGGACAACGGCCCCGAGTTCGTCGGACGAGCGTTCCAAGACCGCGCCGCGGCCATGGGCTTGACGCACCACCGCATCCCGCCGCGGTCTCCGAATCACAACTCCGTGTGTGAACGCTTCCACGGCACCGTGCTGCGCGAGTTCTACCGGCCCCACTTCCACCGCGGCCGCGTCGACGACACCGCACTGCTCGACAAGTCCCTGCAGACCTGGATCCACGACTACAACAACCACCGCCCCAACCACGGGGACTACATGCGCGGACGAACCCCACGCCAAGTCCGCCTGGACCTGACCCGCCGACTACGCAAGACTGCCGCCTGA
- a CDS encoding MFS transporter, with amino-acid sequence MSRLGDRARRTPLLQGLPPEVAVIAAIAFCVALGFGIVAPAIPIYAQSFGVTAFLAGAVVSVFALMRLISSPGAGALVDRVGERNVLTTGLIIVAVSSVLAGLAQDYVQLLVLRGVGGIGSSMFTVSAMALLLKVVTAQQRGRAAGAFQAGFLLGGVAGPAVGGAVVALSIRAPFFFYAGTLALAALVSWRFLPAEPPGQPVPHHATPAAAATDDGDDETTPTEPQHHSDTTAGAPDNDAHDSDPDKAPTLPQALRSPAYQAALAANLTNGFVTFGLRSSLVPLFVIEGLNADATLVGHRIPGRRSDPGGPAAAGRSAGGPTGTSSGVCCGDAVLTLVGMAGSGCGRGDLDVPGRHGRRGTGRRIHGIGARRRRRGRGRPRGQGDRHRGLSDDCRPRGDPRVRCWPGCWRIRSGMGRRSPWVLPSRHWRC; translated from the coding sequence GTGAGCCGCCTGGGCGATCGCGCACGGCGGACACCGCTGCTGCAGGGTCTGCCCCCCGAAGTGGCCGTGATCGCCGCGATCGCATTCTGCGTCGCACTCGGATTCGGAATCGTCGCGCCGGCGATCCCCATCTACGCGCAGTCGTTCGGGGTCACCGCGTTCCTGGCCGGTGCCGTGGTGAGTGTTTTCGCCCTCATGCGCCTGATCTCCTCCCCGGGGGCGGGCGCACTGGTCGACCGGGTCGGGGAGCGCAACGTTCTCACCACCGGACTGATCATCGTGGCGGTGTCCAGCGTGCTCGCGGGCCTGGCCCAGGACTACGTGCAATTGCTCGTCCTGCGCGGCGTCGGTGGGATCGGGTCGAGCATGTTCACGGTCTCCGCGATGGCCCTGCTGCTCAAGGTCGTGACCGCACAACAAAGGGGTCGGGCCGCGGGCGCGTTTCAGGCGGGCTTCCTACTGGGTGGAGTGGCCGGACCCGCGGTCGGAGGTGCCGTTGTTGCGCTGTCCATCCGGGCGCCCTTCTTCTTCTACGCCGGAACCCTGGCACTGGCGGCGCTCGTCTCGTGGCGCTTCTTGCCCGCCGAACCTCCGGGCCAGCCGGTCCCGCACCATGCAACTCCGGCTGCCGCTGCGACTGATGACGGCGACGACGAGACGACACCCACCGAGCCCCAGCATCACTCGGATACCACCGCAGGTGCACCCGACAACGACGCCCACGACTCCGACCCGGACAAAGCCCCGACTCTGCCGCAGGCACTACGCAGCCCGGCGTACCAAGCGGCGCTTGCGGCGAACCTGACCAACGGCTTCGTGACTTTCGGGCTGCGCAGTTCCCTGGTGCCGCTGTTCGTGATCGAGGGATTGAACGCGGACGCCACCCTCGTCGGGCATCGGATTCCTGGTCGCCGCAGCGACCCAGGCGGTCCTGCTGCTGCCGGCCGGTCGGCTGGCGGACCAACGGGGACGTCGTCCGGCGTCTGCTGTGGGGATGCGGTGTTGACCCTCGTCGGGATGGCAGGGTCTGGCTGTGGCCGGGGCGACCTGGATGTTCCTGGTCGCCATGGCCGTCGCGGGACTGGCCGCCGCATTCATGGGATCGGCGCCCGCCGCCGTCGCCGGGGACGTGGTCGGCCCCGGGGGCAAGGGGATCGTCATCGCGGTCTATCAGATGACTGCCGACCTCGGGGCGATCCTCGGGTCCGCTGCTGGCCGGGCTGCTGGCGGATTCGCTCGGGTATGGGCCGGCGTTCGCCGTGGGTGCTGCCGTCGCGGCACTGGCGCTGCTGA
- a CDS encoding DDE-type integrase/transposase/recombinase has translation MGLVADAQRQGWTAAAACTYLDLPTRRYQRWRTRAVAGSLADRRPGGHPVHGLLADEHAAIVAVFDQWADIDRSHRKLAHRGSYTGQFWASPSTVRRVLALSGKRFRPQRGGGAGAKRPVPNWVSWQPNRIWIYDTTHFTRAQMACVAVLDVVSRKWIATVVSAEETSVQVKLCFERAMAAEGLDLVLDQRAAERAAGVHGPYLPILLAMSDNGPQMTSSDTAQFMAVSAIAQHFGRPGTPTDQAWVESHFGHVKGEHPHLAVIRDPATLRAELDVVRTHHNTVRLHEAIGYVTPDDEHEGRGETIRQARRDGMRQARLRRIASRQNDRQNQAAKGRRDGG, from the coding sequence TTGGGCCTGGTCGCTGATGCCCAGCGGCAGGGCTGGACCGCGGCGGCGGCGTGCACCTATCTGGACCTGCCGACCCGGCGTTACCAGCGGTGGCGCACCCGAGCGGTCGCCGGTTCGCTGGCGGACCGCCGCCCCGGCGGGCACCCGGTGCATGGGCTGCTGGCCGACGAACACGCCGCGATCGTGGCGGTGTTCGACCAGTGGGCCGACATCGACCGCTCGCACCGCAAACTGGCTCACCGCGGCTCATATACCGGCCAGTTCTGGGCGTCACCATCGACGGTTCGCCGCGTTCTGGCCTTATCCGGCAAGCGTTTCCGCCCCCAGCGCGGCGGCGGCGCCGGCGCGAAGCGGCCGGTACCGAACTGGGTGTCGTGGCAGCCAAACAGAATCTGGATTTACGACACGACGCACTTCACCCGCGCGCAAATGGCGTGTGTGGCTGTGCTCGACGTCGTGTCCAGGAAGTGGATCGCCACCGTGGTCTCCGCCGAAGAAACCTCAGTGCAGGTCAAGCTGTGTTTCGAACGAGCCATGGCCGCTGAAGGCTTGGACCTCGTCCTCGATCAACGCGCTGCTGAGCGCGCCGCCGGGGTGCACGGGCCCTACCTGCCGATCCTGCTGGCCATGAGCGATAACGGCCCCCAGATGACATCGAGCGACACCGCGCAGTTCATGGCCGTCAGCGCGATCGCCCAGCATTTCGGGCGACCCGGCACCCCCACCGACCAGGCCTGGGTGGAGTCCCACTTCGGCCACGTCAAAGGTGAACACCCCCACCTAGCCGTGATCCGAGACCCCGCCACCTTGCGCGCTGAACTCGACGTCGTGCGCACCCACCACAACACCGTGCGCCTGCACGAAGCGATCGGCTACGTCACCCCCGACGACGAACACGAAGGCCGAGGAGAAACCATCCGCCAAGCCCGCCGCGACGGGATGAGACAAGCCCGACTGCGCCGGATTGCATCGCGCCAAAACGACCGCCAGAATCAAGCTGCCAAGGGGCGCCGCGATGGTGGTTAG
- a CDS encoding glutamine amidotransferase — translation MSADTGIVIASIYPDLLGTYGDGGNVITLTHRAALRGLDSEVIVVGPGDAVPAQADIYVLGGGEDTAQVAACQALRTDGGLRRAADRGAPILAICAGYQFLGSVFPDATGSPAPGLDLVDIATTRLPQRAVGELAAQPAAGTDLLHRERFTGYENHAGGTTRGAGVEPLGRVLAGVGNGDGTEGAVAGRIIGTYLHGPCLVRNPDIADQLLTWAVGAELEPLVEQAVVDLREERLRTVLGG, via the coding sequence ATGAGCGCTGATACGGGCATCGTGATCGCCTCGATCTACCCGGATCTGCTGGGAACGTATGGCGACGGCGGCAACGTGATCACGTTGACTCATCGAGCGGCACTGCGGGGTCTGGACTCCGAGGTGATCGTGGTCGGTCCCGGAGATGCGGTACCGGCGCAGGCCGACATCTATGTCCTGGGGGGCGGCGAGGACACCGCCCAGGTGGCTGCCTGCCAAGCGCTGCGCACTGATGGTGGTTTGCGCCGTGCCGCCGACCGAGGGGCCCCCATCTTGGCCATCTGTGCCGGCTACCAGTTCCTGGGATCGGTGTTCCCGGACGCGACCGGCAGCCCGGCTCCCGGCCTGGACCTGGTCGACATCGCCACCACGCGGCTGCCGCAGCGCGCCGTCGGCGAGCTGGCGGCGCAGCCGGCGGCCGGCACTGATCTCCTGCACCGGGAGCGATTCACCGGTTACGAAAACCACGCCGGCGGGACGACGCGCGGTGCTGGGGTCGAACCGCTGGGCCGCGTTCTTGCCGGGGTCGGCAACGGGGATGGTACCGAGGGCGCGGTGGCGGGCCGGATCATCGGCACCTACCTGCACGGCCCGTGCCTCGTGCGCAACCCCGACATCGCCGACCAACTCCTGACCTGGGCCGTGGGCGCCGAACTCGAGCCCCTCGTGGAGCAGGCAGTCGTCGACCTCAGGGAGGAACGGCTGCGAACGGTGCTGGGCGGGTGA
- a CDS encoding SBBP repeat-containing protein, with protein sequence MSTNRQLTLGTATAVLITAMGIWSSPAQAAVTTNPFGGSTGLQPVGIALDAEGNIYTANNGSNTVTRISADGTTTAQFGGTTGAEPYGIAVDTKGNVYTANSDADTVTRISADGTTTAQFGGTTGSGPGGIAVDADGNVYTGNTGSNTVTRISADGTTTAQFGGTTGDYPVRIALDTKGNVYTANNGSNSVTKISADGATTTQFGGTTGDYPNGIAVDAQGNAYVANVGSDTVTRISADGTTTAQFGGTTGHLPDGIAVDAQGNVYTVNYGSDSVTKISADGTTTAQFGGTTGTSPGWLALDADGNVFTANYGANSVTRISPDRGPVTFNSGAFPAGQVGSATRLTVKVTNTGEGSVRPTAITAIGSGVTVTGGTCVVGTRIAPDGTCTVSLSWTPSAAGPLSNASLMITYPGGTGTGEAVELTGTATPKPDTVLKVTGTPQATRLPLGERSVLVKKVRSDGQITRTKAWCELDGRRLPQRIQKKLCGTTVTSPDTASMQSTAVAKKRVRITATPSCNTRLTIHATITAKKPGAIRTTWTRTWRPQPTPRVVCRITGTG encoded by the coding sequence ATGTCCACGAACAGACAGCTGACACTGGGGACTGCGACTGCGGTGCTGATCACCGCGATGGGTATCTGGTCTTCTCCAGCTCAGGCAGCGGTCACCACGAACCCGTTCGGCGGCTCGACCGGTCTCCAACCTGTCGGAATCGCCCTCGACGCTGAAGGCAACATCTACACAGCCAACAACGGCTCGAACACCGTCACCCGCATCAGCGCCGACGGCACCACCACCGCCCAATTCGGCGGAACCACCGGAGCCGAACCCTACGGGATCGCGGTCGACACCAAGGGCAACGTCTACACCGCCAACTCCGACGCGGACACTGTCACCCGCATCAGCGCCGACGGCACCACCACCGCCCAATTCGGCGGCACCACCGGCTCTGGTCCCGGCGGGATCGCGGTCGACGCTGACGGTAACGTCTACACCGGAAACACCGGCTCGAACACCGTCACCCGCATCAGCGCCGACGGCACCACCACCGCCCAATTCGGCGGCACCACGGGCGACTACCCCGTCCGGATCGCCCTCGACACCAAGGGCAACGTCTACACCGCCAACAACGGCTCGAACTCCGTCACGAAGATCAGCGCCGACGGCGCCACGACCACCCAGTTCGGCGGCACCACCGGCGACTACCCCAATGGGATCGCGGTCGACGCCCAGGGCAACGCCTACGTCGCCAATGTCGGCTCGGACACGGTCACCCGCATCAGCGCCGACGGCACCACCACCGCCCAGTTCGGCGGCACCACCGGCCACCTTCCCGACGGGATCGCGGTCGACGCCCAGGGGAACGTCTACACCGTCAACTACGGCTCGGACTCCGTCACCAAGATCAGCGCCGACGGCACCACCACCGCCCAATTCGGCGGCACCACCGGCACCAGCCCCGGCTGGCTCGCGCTCGACGCCGACGGCAACGTCTTCACCGCCAACTACGGCGCGAATTCGGTCACCCGGATCAGTCCGGATCGGGGGCCGGTGACGTTCAACTCCGGCGCCTTCCCAGCCGGGCAGGTCGGGTCGGCCACGCGGTTGACTGTGAAGGTGACGAACACCGGTGAAGGCTCGGTGCGACCCACCGCCATCACCGCGATCGGCTCAGGTGTCACGGTCACCGGCGGTACGTGTGTGGTCGGAACCCGCATCGCCCCCGACGGGACCTGCACTGTGTCCTTGTCCTGGACTCCTTCGGCCGCCGGCCCGCTGAGCAACGCATCGCTGATGATCACCTACCCCGGCGGCACCGGAACCGGCGAAGCCGTGGAACTGACCGGCACCGCCACCCCCAAACCTGACACCGTCCTGAAAGTCACGGGTACCCCGCAGGCCACCCGGCTGCCGCTCGGCGAGCGGTCGGTGCTGGTGAAGAAGGTCCGCTCCGACGGACAGATCACGCGCACCAAGGCGTGGTGCGAACTGGACGGTCGGCGTCTGCCCCAGCGGATCCAGAAGAAGCTGTGCGGCACGACGGTCACCTCACCGGACACCGCGTCGATGCAGTCCACCGCCGTGGCCAAGAAGAGGGTTCGCATCACCGCCACCCCCAGCTGCAACACGCGCCTGACGATCCACGCCACGATCACTGCGAAGAAGCCCGGCGCCATCCGAACCACTTGGACCCGTACCTGGCGTCCCCAGCCCACGCCTCGCGTCGTATGCCGCATCACGGGAACCGGCTGA
- a CDS encoding transposase family protein, with amino-acid sequence MSSRAEITTRYAKAYVKAGKADKGRVLDQVVQVTGWSRDNARRRLVAAAKTKPGAGRQVAARPRKVRSPKYSYDAIRVLQRVWAASGGQCGRYLAASMRIQLDLLERHGELVVDTDRYSAAVREELLAMSSASIDRYLAPVKASDQIRGVATTKPSPLLRSSIKVRKAGDEVEAEPGFFEGDTVAHCGPTLKGEFARTVNLTCVHTGWVFTRTVRNNAHGHIVSALNAAADEVPFLITGLDFDNGSEFLNKAVISWAADREIFFTRSRPYKKNDQATIESKNNHLVRKYGFYYRYDTDAERKALNRLWRLVEACLT; translated from the coding sequence ATGTCCTCGCGCGCAGAGATCACGACGCGGTACGCCAAGGCGTACGTGAAGGCCGGCAAGGCCGATAAGGGCCGGGTTCTCGATCAAGTGGTGCAGGTGACGGGGTGGTCGCGGGACAACGCCCGACGCCGGTTGGTGGCGGCCGCCAAGACCAAGCCCGGTGCGGGGCGCCAGGTCGCGGCCCGGCCGCGCAAGGTGAGGTCACCGAAGTACTCCTACGACGCGATCCGGGTGCTGCAGCGGGTATGGGCAGCGTCCGGCGGGCAGTGCGGGCGCTACCTGGCCGCGTCGATGCGCATCCAACTGGACCTGCTGGAACGCCACGGAGAACTCGTCGTCGATACCGACCGGTACAGCGCCGCGGTGCGCGAGGAGTTGCTGGCGATGAGCAGTGCATCGATCGACCGCTACCTCGCGCCGGTGAAAGCATCCGACCAGATCCGCGGCGTGGCCACCACGAAGCCGTCACCGTTGCTGCGGTCGTCGATCAAGGTCCGCAAGGCCGGCGACGAGGTCGAGGCCGAGCCGGGGTTCTTCGAAGGCGACACTGTCGCGCACTGCGGGCCGACACTGAAAGGCGAGTTCGCGCGCACCGTGAACCTGACCTGTGTGCACACCGGGTGGGTGTTCACCCGCACCGTGCGCAACAACGCCCACGGCCACATCGTGTCCGCGCTGAACGCCGCCGCGGACGAGGTGCCGTTCCTGATCACCGGCCTGGACTTCGATAATGGCAGCGAGTTCTTGAACAAGGCCGTGATCAGCTGGGCGGCGGATCGGGAGATCTTCTTCACCCGGTCGCGGCCCTACAAGAAGAACGACCAGGCCACCATCGAGTCCAAGAACAACCACCTGGTGCGCAAGTACGGGTTCTACTACCGCTACGACACCGACGCCGAACGCAAGGCCCTAAACCGGCTGTGGCGCCTGGTTGAGGCGTGTCTGACTTAA
- the msrA gene encoding peptide-methionine (S)-S-oxide reductase MsrA: MHLFSQRLSPSMITPEQSLPGRAQRPFDIPATHAVLGTPLECPNGFPADLEKVYVGMGCFWGAERRLWRLPGVYTTAVGYQGGYTPNPTYSEVCTGRTGHAESVLVVYDPKQVPFFDILKVFWENHDPTQGYRQGNDVGTQYRSALYWTTPAQEELARATAQQYQAILTGNGLDPITTELAPAAGRDFYYAEAEHQQYLHKNPHGYDCHANTGYALPEV; this comes from the coding sequence GTGCACCTCTTCAGCCAGCGCCTGTCCCCCTCGATGATCACACCGGAACAATCCCTTCCCGGGCGCGCCCAGCGTCCGTTCGACATACCGGCGACCCATGCAGTGCTCGGGACCCCGCTGGAATGTCCCAACGGCTTCCCCGCTGATCTCGAGAAGGTCTACGTGGGCATGGGTTGTTTCTGGGGCGCTGAGCGGCGCCTGTGGCGACTGCCCGGCGTGTACACGACAGCAGTCGGGTACCAGGGCGGCTACACCCCCAACCCGACCTACTCCGAGGTTTGCACCGGTCGAACCGGTCACGCCGAGTCGGTTCTCGTGGTCTACGACCCCAAGCAGGTTCCGTTCTTCGACATCCTGAAGGTGTTCTGGGAGAACCACGATCCCACCCAGGGTTATCGCCAGGGGAACGACGTCGGCACGCAGTATCGATCAGCGCTGTATTGGACAACTCCCGCCCAAGAGGAACTCGCCCGCGCGACCGCGCAGCAATACCAGGCGATCCTGACGGGTAATGGTCTTGATCCGATCACGACGGAACTCGCCCCGGCCGCGGGTCGCGACTTCTACTACGCCGAGGCCGAGCATCAGCAGTACCTGCATAAGAACCCGCATGGATATGACTGTCACGCCAACACCGGGTATGCGCTGCCTGAGGTGTAG